A window from Sphingobium sp. EM0848 encodes these proteins:
- a CDS encoding TraB/GumN family protein, whose protein sequence is MKWPNFRWLAPALMLLGGCALAQPVSARSVTARSTYAAPALWTVKDADTTIYLFGTVHVLKPGIDWFKGGIKSAFDRSDELVLEIVEPEDPSALASTMAGTALARDGVKLSDRLNAEERARYQSAMAANGLPWQAFEMFNPWMAGMALSVQPLEKLGYKADLGAEKVLSAAAKASGKKIGALETVEQQLGYFAGLPMAQQVKFLTTTIEGLPDMDREFASLVKHWQGGEPDKLAAEMNESLEATPELARVLLIQRNANWAKWIKQRLDQPGTVFIAVGAGHLAGKDSVQDQLKALGVSSVRVKQ, encoded by the coding sequence ATGAAATGGCCCAATTTCCGCTGGCTCGCGCCCGCCCTGATGTTGCTTGGTGGATGTGCGCTGGCGCAACCCGTTTCAGCGCGCAGTGTCACGGCGCGGTCCACCTATGCGGCGCCTGCATTGTGGACGGTGAAGGATGCCGACACCACCATCTATCTGTTCGGCACGGTTCATGTCCTGAAACCGGGCATCGACTGGTTCAAGGGCGGGATCAAATCGGCCTTCGATCGGTCCGACGAGCTGGTGCTGGAAATTGTGGAGCCGGAAGATCCCAGTGCGCTGGCATCGACCATGGCGGGAACGGCGCTGGCACGGGATGGTGTGAAGCTGTCCGACCGGCTGAATGCGGAGGAACGGGCCAGATATCAGTCAGCGATGGCTGCCAATGGCCTGCCCTGGCAGGCTTTCGAGATGTTCAATCCGTGGATGGCGGGCATGGCATTGTCCGTTCAGCCTTTGGAAAAGCTCGGCTACAAGGCTGACCTCGGCGCGGAAAAGGTGCTGTCGGCGGCGGCCAAGGCTTCGGGCAAGAAGATTGGCGCGCTGGAGACGGTGGAGCAACAACTCGGCTATTTCGCCGGGCTACCGATGGCCCAGCAGGTCAAGTTCCTGACGACGACCATCGAGGGGCTGCCTGACATGGACAGGGAGTTCGCAAGCCTGGTCAAACATTGGCAAGGGGGAGAGCCCGACAAGCTGGCGGCCGAGATGAACGAGTCGCTGGAAGCGACGCCGGAACTGGCGCGGGTGCTGCTGATCCAGCGCAATGCCAATTGGGCAAAGTGGATCAAGCAGCGGCTGGACCAGCCGGGCACGGTGTTCATCGCGGTGGGCGCGGGACATCTGGCGGGCAAGGACAGCGTGCAGGATCAGTTGAAGGCGCTGGGCGTTTCGTCGGTGCGAGTGAAGCAATAG
- a CDS encoding glycine--tRNA ligase subunit alpha, giving the protein MATSKALSFQDLILTLHAYWGKQGCVILQPYDMEVGAGTFHPATTLRSLGPNAWNAAYVQPSRRPTDGRYGENPNRLQHYYQYQVIMKPSPANLQELYLGSLVEIGIDPLIHDIRFVEDDWESPTLGAWGLGWEVWCDGMEVTQFTYFQQMGGFDCKPVAGELTYGLERLAMYIQGVDSVYDLKFNDAGVTYGDVFLENERQMSKWNFEIADTEKLFRWFRDAEAECKASLEAGVPLAAYDQAIKASHVFNLLQARGVISVQERASYIGRVRDLAKGACEKWMEVNGWAA; this is encoded by the coding sequence GTGGCGACAAGCAAAGCGCTCTCCTTTCAGGACTTGATCCTGACGCTCCATGCTTATTGGGGGAAGCAGGGCTGTGTGATCCTGCAACCCTATGACATGGAAGTGGGCGCGGGCACCTTCCACCCGGCAACCACCTTGCGCAGCCTTGGACCGAACGCATGGAACGCCGCCTATGTACAGCCCAGCCGCCGTCCGACCGATGGCCGCTATGGTGAAAACCCCAACCGGCTCCAGCATTATTACCAATATCAGGTGATCATGAAGCCGTCCCCGGCGAACCTTCAGGAACTCTATCTGGGGTCGTTGGTCGAGATCGGCATCGACCCGCTGATCCATGACATCCGCTTCGTCGAGGACGATTGGGAAAGCCCGACACTGGGCGCCTGGGGCCTTGGCTGGGAAGTCTGGTGCGACGGCATGGAAGTCACCCAGTTCACCTATTTCCAGCAGATGGGCGGCTTTGACTGCAAGCCGGTCGCGGGCGAGCTGACCTACGGCCTTGAACGCCTCGCCATGTATATTCAGGGCGTCGACAGCGTTTACGACCTGAAGTTCAACGACGCGGGCGTCACCTACGGCGACGTGTTCCTCGAAAATGAGCGACAGATGTCGAAATGGAATTTCGAGATCGCCGACACCGAAAAGCTGTTCCGCTGGTTCAGGGATGCCGAGGCCGAGTGCAAGGCCTCGTTGGAGGCGGGGGTTCCGCTCGCCGCCTATGATCAGGCGATCAAGGCTAGCCATGTCTTCAACCTGCTTCAGGCGCGCGGCGTCATTTCGGTGCAGGAACGCGCCAGCTATATCGGTCGCGTGCGCGACCTCGCCAAGGGCGCCTGCGAAAAGTGGATGGAAGTGAACGGGTGGGCCGCATGA
- the glyS gene encoding glycine--tRNA ligase subunit beta has protein sequence MTDFLLELRCEEIPARMQLKASEDLARLFTEELAKAGLKPESIDSFVTPRRLALIARNLPLETAAVSEEFKGPRTSAPAQALEGFLRKTGLTQDQLEDRDGIWFAVVNKPGRATAGVLAEAVPTVIRAFPWPKSMRWGAASQTTESLRWVRPLQGIVAILGDDLVDIEIEGVKSGFATLGHRFHHPGEITIGSAHDYVEKLRACHVIASHQERQAIIEAKAAEAAAAHGYTVIEDKGLIAENAGLTEWPVPLLGDFDPAFLEVPPEVIQLTLRINQKYFVLRDASGKLAPAFICTANIEAKDGGAAIIAGNRKVLAARLSDARFFWEQDRKTKLEDHAKKLERITFHEKLGTVADKVERVAKLARWLVEGGIVPPTSTGTPAKAGAHLPALHPDAALEMDSRFRGNDKEKTALADLAEQAARLAKADLVTEMVGEFPELQGVMGGYYARAEGLPDAVADAVRDHYKPVGQGDNVPAAATTVAVALADKLDTLRSFFGIDEKPTGSRDPFALRRAALGVIQIVTANDLRFAVAEGDLLDFFADRLKVQQKEAGVRHDLIDAVFALGGEDDLVRLLARVKALQSFIATDDGTNLLAGYKRAANILKKEGVETAEKVELTYAPEQAEADLITALDGAEPRAAAAVVAEDFEGAMAALATLRAPIDAFFETVTVNDADPAKRSARLALLARVREAVHAVADFSKISG, from the coding sequence ATGACCGATTTCCTGCTCGAACTGCGCTGCGAGGAAATCCCGGCGCGCATGCAGTTGAAGGCATCGGAGGACCTCGCCCGCCTCTTCACCGAGGAACTGGCGAAGGCGGGCCTGAAGCCGGAAAGCATCGACAGCTTCGTTACGCCGCGCCGTCTGGCGCTGATCGCGCGCAACCTGCCGCTGGAAACCGCTGCCGTCAGCGAAGAGTTCAAAGGTCCGCGCACCTCCGCGCCTGCGCAGGCGCTTGAAGGCTTCCTCCGCAAGACCGGCCTGACGCAGGATCAGCTTGAGGACCGTGACGGCATCTGGTTCGCGGTGGTCAACAAGCCCGGCCGCGCCACCGCTGGAGTGCTGGCCGAAGCCGTACCCACGGTGATCCGCGCTTTCCCCTGGCCCAAGTCCATGCGCTGGGGCGCCGCTTCGCAGACCACGGAAAGCCTGCGCTGGGTCCGCCCGCTGCAAGGTATCGTCGCGATCCTGGGCGACGATCTGGTCGACATCGAGATAGAAGGCGTCAAGTCGGGCTTTGCCACGCTCGGCCACCGCTTCCATCATCCCGGTGAGATCACCATCGGCAGCGCCCACGACTATGTTGAAAAGCTGCGGGCCTGCCATGTGATCGCGTCGCATCAGGAACGCCAGGCGATCATCGAAGCCAAGGCCGCAGAAGCTGCTGCTGCCCATGGATATACGGTGATCGAGGATAAGGGCCTCATCGCGGAAAATGCGGGCCTCACCGAATGGCCGGTGCCGCTGTTGGGCGATTTCGATCCGGCCTTTCTTGAGGTCCCGCCTGAAGTTATTCAGCTAACCCTCCGTATCAACCAGAAATATTTCGTTCTGCGTGACGCGAGCGGCAAGCTCGCCCCGGCCTTCATCTGCACCGCCAATATCGAGGCGAAGGATGGCGGCGCGGCGATCATCGCGGGCAATCGCAAGGTCCTCGCCGCACGTCTGTCGGACGCCCGTTTCTTCTGGGAACAGGACCGTAAGACGAAGCTGGAGGATCACGCGAAGAAGCTGGAGCGCATCACCTTCCACGAAAAGCTCGGCACCGTGGCCGACAAGGTGGAGCGTGTCGCGAAGCTGGCCCGCTGGCTGGTGGAAGGGGGCATCGTTCCCCCCACCTCAACCGGCACCCCCGCGAAAGCGGGGGCCCATCTCCCGGCCTTGCATCCAGACGCAGCGCTGGAGATGGATTCCCGCTTTCGCGGGAATGACAAAGAGAAAACGGCGTTGGCGGACTTGGCCGAGCAGGCGGCGCGTCTTGCCAAGGCTGACCTCGTGACCGAAATGGTTGGCGAATTCCCCGAGTTGCAAGGCGTCATGGGCGGCTATTATGCCCGTGCTGAGGGGCTACCCGATGCAGTGGCCGATGCCGTGCGCGATCATTACAAGCCGGTCGGGCAGGGGGACAATGTTCCCGCTGCGGCCACGACCGTCGCGGTGGCGCTTGCAGACAAGCTCGATACGCTCCGTTCATTCTTCGGCATTGACGAAAAGCCCACCGGCTCGCGCGATCCCTTCGCGCTTCGGAGGGCTGCGCTGGGCGTCATTCAGATCGTCACCGCGAATGATTTGCGTTTTGCCGTCGCGGAGGGCGATCTGCTCGACTTCTTCGCTGACCGCCTCAAGGTTCAGCAGAAGGAAGCTGGCGTCCGCCACGACCTGATCGATGCGGTGTTCGCGCTCGGTGGCGAGGATGATCTCGTCCGCCTGCTCGCCCGCGTGAAGGCGCTCCAGTCCTTTATCGCGACCGACGATGGCACCAACCTGCTCGCCGGTTACAAGCGCGCCGCCAATATCCTGAAGAAGGAGGGCGTCGAAACCGCCGAAAAGGTCGAATTGACCTATGCCCCCGAACAGGCCGAGGCCGACCTCATCACCGCGCTTGACGGAGCCGAGCCTCGCGCAGCCGCTGCCGTTGTGGCGGAGGATTTCGAAGGTGCGATGGCCGCACTTGCAACATTGCGCGCGCCGATCGACGCCTTTTTCGAAACTGTGACGGTCAACGACGCCGATCCGGCGAAGCGCTCCGCTCGCCTCGCGCTGCTTGCGCGGGTGCGGGAAGCGGTCCACGCGGTCGCGGATTTCTCGAAAATTTCAGGTTAA
- the ppdK gene encoding pyruvate, phosphate dikinase encodes MLTMEEASMSTTATRYVYRFGGGVDDGGKGDKNLLGGKGANLDGMAAIGLPVPPGFTITTEMCTRYYTDGGVYPESLKAEVANGIAHIEGVTAKKFGDKADPLLVSVRSGARISMPGMMDTVLNLGLNDETVLGLAAASGDERFAWDSYRRFIQMYSDVVLELDHGAFEEALEVAKEDQGYTLDTEMTADDWKALVAEYKALVSKLWNKPFPQDVNDQLWGAISAVFGSWQADRAKVYRRLNSIPHDWGTAVNVQAMVFGNMGDTSATGVAFTRDPATGENAYYGEYLINAQGEDVVAGIRTPQYLTKQARERAGAKPLSMEEAMPETYAELARVFEILEKHYRDMQDIEFTVQQGKLWMLQTRSGKRTAKAALKIAVEMANEGLISEEEAVARVDPAALDQLLHPTLDPKAPRDVLTKGLPASPGAASGAIVFDADTAERRNELGDSVILVRVETSPEDIHGMHAAKGILTARGGMTSHAAVVARGMGRPCVSGAGSLSIDNAAKTLKIGDRTLKEGDILTIDGATGEVMAGEVPTVQPELAGDFGVLMGWADKVRRLKVRANAETPLDCQTARDFGAEGVGLCRTEHMFFDAARITAVREMILADSEKGRRVALDKLLPEQRDDFAQIFMVMAGLPVTIRLLDPPLHEFLPHGEAEFEEVAKAAGVGVEALKRRAAELHEFNPMLGHRGCRLGVTYPEIYEMQARAIFEAALIIKQRSGEAPIPEIMIPLVATKKELELMKAIVDKVAQEVFAEQGASVEYLVGTMIELPRAALKAGEIAEVGEFFSFGTNDLTQTTIGISRDDAGRFLTQYVDKGIFARDPFVSIDVEGVGQLIELAAERGRATREGIKLGICGEHGGDPASIAFCEKTGLDYVSASPYRVPIARLAAAQAALANRK; translated from the coding sequence ATGTTGACAATGGAAGAGGCCAGCATGAGCACGACCGCGACCCGTTATGTGTATCGTTTCGGCGGTGGCGTCGATGACGGCGGCAAGGGGGACAAGAATCTTCTCGGCGGCAAGGGCGCCAATCTGGACGGCATGGCCGCCATTGGCCTGCCGGTGCCTCCGGGCTTCACCATCACCACCGAGATGTGCACCCGCTATTATACCGATGGCGGCGTCTATCCCGAGAGCCTGAAGGCGGAAGTCGCGAACGGCATCGCCCATATCGAGGGCGTGACGGCCAAGAAATTCGGTGACAAGGCCGACCCGCTGCTGGTTTCCGTCCGTTCCGGCGCGCGCATTTCGATGCCCGGCATGATGGACACGGTGCTGAACCTTGGCCTCAACGACGAAACCGTGCTGGGCCTCGCCGCTGCGTCGGGCGACGAGCGTTTCGCCTGGGACAGCTATCGCCGTTTCATCCAGATGTATTCGGACGTGGTGCTGGAACTCGACCATGGCGCCTTCGAGGAAGCCCTTGAAGTCGCCAAGGAAGATCAGGGCTATACGCTCGACACCGAAATGACCGCCGACGACTGGAAGGCGCTCGTTGCCGAATATAAGGCCCTTGTTTCAAAGCTCTGGAACAAGCCCTTCCCGCAGGATGTGAACGACCAGCTCTGGGGCGCGATCAGCGCCGTCTTCGGCAGCTGGCAGGCTGACCGCGCGAAGGTCTATCGCCGCCTGAACTCGATCCCGCACGATTGGGGCACCGCTGTCAACGTGCAGGCGATGGTGTTTGGCAATATGGGCGACACCTCGGCGACGGGTGTGGCGTTCACCCGCGACCCCGCCACCGGCGAGAACGCCTATTATGGCGAATATCTGATCAACGCCCAGGGCGAGGACGTGGTGGCGGGCATCCGCACGCCGCAGTACCTGACCAAGCAGGCGCGCGAGCGGGCAGGGGCCAAGCCGCTGTCGATGGAAGAAGCGATGCCCGAAACCTATGCCGAACTGGCGCGGGTGTTCGAAATCCTCGAAAAACATTATCGCGACATGCAGGACATCGAGTTCACGGTGCAGCAGGGCAAGCTCTGGATGCTCCAGACCCGCTCGGGCAAGCGCACCGCCAAGGCCGCGCTCAAGATCGCGGTCGAGATGGCGAACGAAGGCCTGATCAGCGAGGAAGAAGCCGTCGCCCGCGTCGATCCCGCCGCGCTCGACCAGCTTCTCCATCCCACGCTCGATCCCAAGGCGCCCCGCGATGTGCTGACCAAGGGGCTGCCCGCTTCGCCGGGTGCGGCTTCGGGCGCGATCGTGTTCGACGCCGACACCGCCGAGCGTCGCAATGAACTGGGCGATTCGGTCATCCTCGTCCGCGTCGAAACCTCGCCGGAGGACATTCACGGCATGCACGCGGCCAAGGGTATCCTGACCGCACGTGGCGGCATGACCAGCCACGCCGCCGTGGTGGCGCGCGGCATGGGCCGTCCCTGCGTCTCCGGCGCGGGCAGCCTGTCGATCGACAACGCCGCCAAGACGCTGAAGATCGGTGATCGCACGCTCAAGGAAGGGGACATCCTCACCATCGACGGCGCTACCGGCGAAGTGATGGCGGGCGAAGTGCCGACCGTGCAGCCGGAACTGGCGGGCGACTTTGGCGTGCTGATGGGCTGGGCCGACAAGGTCCGTCGCCTCAAGGTTCGCGCCAACGCCGAAACCCCGCTGGACTGCCAGACCGCCCGCGATTTCGGCGCGGAAGGCGTGGGTCTGTGCCGCACCGAGCATATGTTCTTCGACGCCGCCCGCATCACCGCCGTCCGCGAGATGATCCTCGCCGACAGCGAAAAGGGCCGCCGCGTGGCGCTCGACAAGCTGCTGCCGGAACAGCGCGACGACTTCGCGCAGATTTTCATGGTGATGGCGGGTCTGCCCGTGACCATCCGTCTGCTCGATCCGCCGCTGCACGAATTCCTGCCGCATGGCGAAGCGGAGTTCGAGGAAGTGGCCAAGGCTGCGGGCGTTGGCGTGGAGGCGCTCAAGCGTCGCGCCGCCGAACTGCATGAGTTCAACCCGATGCTCGGCCATCGCGGTTGCCGTCTGGGCGTCACCTATCCTGAAATCTACGAGATGCAGGCCCGCGCCATCTTCGAAGCCGCGCTGATCATCAAGCAGCGCAGCGGCGAAGCGCCGATCCCCGAAATCATGATCCCGCTCGTTGCTACGAAGAAAGAGCTGGAGCTGATGAAGGCGATCGTCGACAAGGTGGCGCAGGAGGTCTTCGCGGAGCAGGGCGCTTCGGTGGAATATCTCGTCGGCACCATGATCGAACTGCCGCGCGCCGCGCTGAAGGCGGGCGAGATCGCGGAAGTGGGCGAATTCTTCTCCTTCGGCACCAACGACCTGACGCAGACGACCATCGGCATCAGCCGTGACGACGCTGGCCGCTTCCTGACGCAATATGTCGACAAGGGCATCTTCGCGCGCGACCCGTTCGTCAGCATCGATGTGGAGGGCGTGGGCCAACTCATCGAACTCGCCGCCGAACGTGGCCGCGCGACCCGCGAGGGCATCAAGCTCGGCATTTGCGGCGAGCATGGCGGCGATCCGGCCTCCATCGCCTTCTGTGAGAAGACAGGCCTCGATTATGTGTCGGCATCGCCCTATCGGGTGCCGATTGCCCGCCTCGCCGCCGCCCAGGCCGCGCTGGCCAACAGGAAGTAA
- a CDS encoding endo alpha-1,4 polygalactosaminidase, translated as MIVFPAHKKLSQISAFVMATLMLAACGGGNGNSSSPTPTPTPAPTPSPSPTPSPTPTPTPTPLSSWDWILQSQGLPATPPSVAYLDVDGFDTPASYVALAKAAGTKTICYLDIGSAESNRSDYASLAAISGLLGNSYPGFPGERYIDIRRYPEFIQIMDDRLRMCRDKGFDYVEFDVMDSFEDGASTTGFPLTEQNMIDYVTALSSRARGYGLKPVQKNTGGSATKLISLFDAILFEDCVLDNFCSDDAPYITAGKPAFNAEYPEEWPSGTFDRARVCSTSASAQISTIITVVALDRPASDRCT; from the coding sequence ATGATTGTGTTTCCGGCGCACAAAAAACTCTCGCAAATCAGCGCCTTTGTCATGGCGACGCTGATGCTGGCCGCATGCGGCGGCGGCAATGGGAACAGCAGTTCGCCCACGCCGACTCCGACACCGGCGCCAACCCCTTCGCCATCACCCACGCCTTCGCCCACGCCGACCCCGACACCCACGCCGTTGTCCAGTTGGGACTGGATATTGCAAAGCCAGGGACTACCGGCGACGCCGCCCTCCGTCGCCTATCTGGACGTTGACGGCTTCGACACTCCAGCCAGCTATGTGGCGCTCGCCAAGGCTGCGGGCACGAAGACAATCTGCTATCTCGACATTGGATCGGCGGAGAGCAACCGTTCGGACTATGCCAGCCTGGCCGCCATTTCCGGGCTGTTGGGCAATAGTTATCCGGGTTTCCCTGGAGAGCGCTATATCGATATCCGCCGCTATCCCGAATTTATCCAGATCATGGACGACCGTTTGCGCATGTGCCGTGACAAGGGATTCGATTATGTCGAGTTCGACGTGATGGATTCCTTTGAGGATGGCGCGTCAACCACCGGCTTCCCGCTGACCGAGCAGAATATGATCGACTATGTCACCGCCCTGTCGAGCCGGGCGCGGGGCTATGGGTTGAAACCAGTGCAAAAGAACACCGGCGGATCAGCGACCAAGCTGATTTCGCTGTTTGACGCAATTCTGTTCGAAGATTGCGTTCTGGACAATTTCTGCTCCGACGACGCGCCCTATATCACGGCCGGAAAGCCAGCCTTCAATGCGGAATATCCTGAGGAATGGCCATCGGGCACGTTCGACCGCGCGCGGGTGTGCAGCACATCGGCCAGCGCCCAGATCTCGACGATCATCACCGTCGTCGCCCTCGACCGACCGGCGTCCGACCGATGCACGTGA